A region from the Peromyscus leucopus breed LL Stock chromosome 9, UCI_PerLeu_2.1, whole genome shotgun sequence genome encodes:
- the Gpalpp1 gene encoding GPALPP motifs-containing protein 1, translating into MARDLIGPALPPGFKKHATAEDEERDLSPVAGPALPPNYRSSSSDSSDSDEDSSSLSEEGGQESAEDDSGPTARKQRRHQDRDDDDDGFFGPALPPGFKKQDDSPPRPIIGPALPPGFIKSPQKSDKGREDSGQVSSFFNSEEAESSDDGDIVGPMPAKGPVNYSVTTEFERRAQRMKEKLTKGDDDSSKPITRESWMTELPPEMKDFGLGPRSFKRRADDKSGDRSIWTDTPADRERKAKEMQEARKSFSKKDEENVLSGRDKRLAEQVSSYNESKRSESLMDIHHKKLKNKAAEDKNKHQERTPFDRDKDLKVNRFDEAQKKALIKKSRELNTRFSHGKGNMFL; encoded by the exons ATGGCTAGGGACCTGATCGGGCCGGCACTGCCGCCAGGCTTCAAGAAGCACGCGACAGCTGAGGACGAGGAGCGGGACCTGAGCCCAG TtgcagggccagctctgcccCCTAATTACAGGAGCAGCAGTTCGGATTCCTCAGACAGCGATGAGGACAGCAGTTCACTGTCTGAAGAGGGAGGTCAAGAGTCTGCGGAAGATGACAGTGGTCCCACTGCCAG AAAACAGAGGCGACATCAAGATAGAGATGACGACGATGATGGGTTTTTTGGACCAGCCCTTCCTCCTGGATTTAAGAAGCAGGATGACTCTCCTCCAAG gcCTATAATAGGTCCTGCACTGCCGCCTGGTTTTATTAAGTCTCCACAGAAAAGTGACAAAGGCAGAGAGGATTCAGGACAAGTGTCATCATTCTTCAACTCAGAG gaagcagagagcagtgacGATGGGGATATTGTTGGACCAATGCCCGCAAAAGGACCGGTTAACTACAGCGTGACAACAGAGTTTGAAAGACGGGCCCagagaatgaaggaaaaattAACCAAAGGAGATGAC GATTCATCTAAACCAATTACAAGAGAGTCGTGGATGACTGAGCTTCCTCCAGAAATGAAAGACTTTGGTCTTGGGCCGAGAAGCTTTAAGAGAAGAGCGGATGACAAATCCGGAGACCGCTCCATCTGGACAGACACCCCAGCTGACCGCGAAAGGAAAGCTAAG GAAATGCAAGAAGCAAGGAAGTCATTCAgtaagaaagatgaagaaaatgtattgTCAGGAAGGGATAAGAGattggctgagcaagtgtcctcatACAAC GAATCAAAAAGATCAGAATCCCTCATGGACATTCACCACAAAAAGTTAAAGAATAAGGCTGCTGAAGATAAAAACAAGCACCAAGAGAGAACGCCATTTGATCGTGATAAAGATCTCAAGGTTAATCGGTTTGATGAGGCTCAGAAGAAAGCCCTAATAAAGAAATCCAGAGAACTAAATACCCGGTTTTCACATGGCAAAGGCAACATGTTTTTATAA